In the genome of Acidobacteriota bacterium, the window ATATGAACAAAACAAAATCTTCATAGGTTCTCCTATGTTAATCCACCCCGGGACGTGCGTAGCTATTGAAACGGCCTTCGAATTCGATTTTGAACCCGTTATCTTATCGCTCCTGCTATCGGGCTTGAGGCTGAGGCGTAGAGGCGTTTTGGCATGCGGCCCGAAAGGTAAGCGAGGCGGCCGGCCTCTACGGCGAGTTTCATTGCGGTAGCCATCTGTGCCGCGTCTCCGGCTTCGGCGATGGCGGTGTTCATCAGGATCGCGTCGGCGCCGAGCTCCATCGCGATCGCCGCGTCCGAAGGCACACCGACCCCGGCATCGACGATGATCGTCGCGTCCGGCAGTTGTTCGCGCATTATTCGCAGATTTGCCGGGTTCTGCACGCCCAATCCCGAACCGATCGGCGCCGCCAGCGGCATCACCGCCGGGCAGCCCGCATCAAGCAGCTTTTTCGCCATAATCAGGTCGTCGGAAAAATACGGCAGCACGATGAAGCCCTCTTTGACCAAGACCCGAGCCGCCTCGAGCGTCTGCTCGTTGTCCGGCAGGAGCGTTACGGGGTCGCCGATCACCTCAAGCTTTATCCAGTCGGTTTCGAGAGCCTCGCGGGCCAAACGCGAAGTCCGAATCGCGTGCTCGGCGTCGTAACAGCCGGCCGTATTCGGCAGGATCTGCATCGCCGGGTCAAGGTGGTCGAGAAACGATTCCGTCTTCCGGTCGAGCGGAACGCGGTTGACCGCGACCGTGACCATCTCAGCCCCCGAAGCCCGGTGCGCCGCCTTCATCTCATCGAACGACCGATACTTTCCCGTCCCGATGATCAGCCGAGACCCGAAGGTCTTACCCGCAAGAGTGAATCCACAGTCCATAGCGCAATGTTATCAGAGAAAAGGAGAAGAGGAGAAAATGAGAGTACCCGATCTACGTTTCCGGAGTCATCTACGGGGAGCCGGCTTGTTGGCAAAAACCCATTGCTTTGAATTGGCAGCCATAGACACCAACATCGCAATTACTTCATCAAACGACCTGTACAGTTCCGTGGCGATATCTCTCTCTATGTATTCGCATTTGACGGCAAACTCAAGCCATGTCTGCGTCTCGGCCGCTTCGCCTTCGGCATCATTCAGTTTTGCGATGAAGGCTGCTTCATAACGCCGCTTCCGCCAAGCCTCAGCGAGATTTGCACAGACTGAACGCGATGAACGCCGGATCTGGTCCGTCATCGAATATGTTTCCTCTTTCGGAAACCGTTTCGTCAGTTCGAAAATGAGCATTGCGGCCGCAAATGCTTTTCGATACACCTCAAGTTCCTGATGCCGCGTGATCTTCATCGTCCGAACCTGAGCTCTGTTCTCCCCTTCTCCTCTTCCCCTTTTCTCCTCTTCTCTCCACTAGCCGCCGCCGACGAAGTGAACGACTTCGATCCGATCCTCGGAGCTGACTGTCGTCTGTTTCCAGTCCTTTCTGCTAATTACCTCTTTGTTGAGCTCGACCGCTACACGCTGCCGCGGCAATGAAAAAAGATCGAGAAGCCGGTCAAGCGTGACCTCGCTCTCGATCTCTTTCTTTTCACCGTTCAAAATTATCGTAACCATGCGTTACGACAATTTTCGCTTATCTGCCCGCGAATTCAAACCTTGCGGCATTCTAGCCGTGCTCGATCGGCCGGCGGACCTCCGCTTCCTCGCCCTCGCTCATCGCCCTGACCATGAACGCGGCCCGGCCCGTGTTGAACCGCGGGAATTGGACATTTATCCGGGCGATGCCGTTCGTGTCGGTGCTGGCGTGAAAGATCAGCGGCCGAAACGCGGTCCCAAGCACCTTGACCATTATCTGTGCGTTGCCGACGACGCGCCGCTCGCCGCTGCGGAGCACCATTATCGTCACCGAACGGCGGTCGCCGCCTTTGAATTTCGCGTCGCCGACCAGTTCGATGGTTAGCCGATCGGTTTGGGCCCGATCGCGCCTGCAAGGTCGCTAACAACCGCAACAGCATGTTCGGGTGCGACAATCGGTTCCTCTATGACCTCGACCGCATCTACCAGCAGTTCTTCTATCTCGATCAGCGGATCGGCAAAAACGTCGGCCTCGGCCTCGGGCATCGGTATCGGGATACCGTTGTCGCGGGTCTCGAACGGGTCAAAGGGCTTTGCGATCGGCTCGGGAATCACCCTGGTTCAGCAACCGCCACCGTTCCGTTGCGCTATCGCCGGTTCGCCGGCGGACATTCGCTTCAGGTCCTCGATCCTACCGGCCTTTATTGCCGCGCAGATCAGCCTGTGCTGACGGTTCAGCCGCTCCTCGAGCGCCTTTTCGTCAAAGCCATTCTTTAATAGGTCGTCGTAGGGCGACCGCTTGGCGGCAAGTATCGTCCCGCGGTCATAGACCAGCGAGAGAATTATCGGCCGCTCAAGGCCTTTATCTTCGGTCTGAACGTGATACGTAACACCTTCAAACTCGATATCTGTATTGAATCCTGAGATCACTTGGGTTAATCGGCAGCGGAGCGGAAAGGAAAATGTGTGAGGCGGCTCCTCGAAACCATTTTGAAATTAGCACGAAAAACACTTATGGGTCAATATTTTTTGATGCATTCGGCGCGCTTCGCAACGTCGGCGATGGCGTCGAATGTCCGCAAACGCCGCGGAACGCCGAAATCTATGTGCCTTGACACTATCAAGGGGTTAACATACGATTTACTTTGAATCGAAGACAAGGGATCAGCACAGCGAAGCGTTGAGGTTTGATCTTCGATGCGTTTCCGGTCCCTGCTCCAAGGACGAAAATGGCCACATTCAACCTAATGGATTACGCCCCGATCGGCTTGATGTTCATCGTCGCGCTCGGGTTTGGACTTAGCCAGCTTCTCGTAACTCAGCTCATCGGCCCGCGAAAGCGGACCGCGACCAAGCTGATGCCCTACGAGTGCGGTAAGGACCCGGTCGGCTCCGCCCGCGACCGCTTCTCGATCAAGTTTTATGTGGTCGCCGTCACCTTTCTTCTCTTCGACCTCGAAATTCTTTTCATGATCCCGTTCGCCGTCGCGTTCAAATCGCTGCTCGGCATTGAGAAGATGACCGGCGTAATGTATGGCACCATTGCCTTTATCGGGATTATGATCTTCTTGGCAACGGTCGTTATCGGATTGGTTTACGACTGGAAGAAAGGAGCATTTGACTGGAGTTCGCAGGCTCGGGCCTCGGCAAGGCTCAGGCGATCGCGATGCGAAAATCGCGGTCAGAGAGGTTGATGGCCACGGCGACCTTCAGCGTGCGGCCTAATAAGAACAAGTATGGGTTTAGAGAACAAAATCTTCGAGTCGCTCCCGGACGTCCTGACCGTCAAGCTTGATGCCGTCGTCAATTGGGCACGCAAATCGAGCCTCTGGCCGGCGACCTTCGGCCTCGCCTGCTGTGCCATCGAGATGATGAACACGGTCTCGGCCCGCAACGACCTTTCGCGCTTCGGTGCGGAAACCTTCCGGGCAAGCCCGCGGCAGGCGGACGTAATGATCGTCTCGGGCCGCGTTTCGCGTAAGATGGCCCCGGTGCTCCGCCGCATCTATGACCAGATGCCCGAGCCGAAATGGGTCATCTCAATGGGCGCTTGTGCGACCTCGGGCGGCGTTTTTGATAACTACGCCATCGTTCAGGGCGTTGACAAGATCGTGCCGGTCGATGTTTACGTGCCGGGCTGCCCGCCGCGGCCCGAAATGCTCGTCCATGCCATCACGATGCTGCAGGACAAGATAATGAAGGAATCGGTCAAGGATCGGACCGATACCATTGAGTCAGAATCCCGCGAGTCCTTGGTCCCGGGCACGCTTCCCGTCACGGAAGGCACTGCCCTCGAACGCGAGACCGAGGTCGAGGTTGCTCAGAATAATGTTTCGCGGCCCTATACGATCCCGTCGCGGCACGAACGCCGCCGGTCGTTCTAGGCTGCATTTGTTTCGAGGTCCTTAATTTATTGGGTTCGGCACGCCTTGCGAGGTGTGCCTTTTATCGGATTATGACCGAAAAACTCCACGAATTCGTGGAAACACTCAAAATTGCAAACCCCGAATGGGTCGGTGATGTAAAGGACGCCCTCGGCGAAGTGACCGTTACCGTTCCGCGTGAACATATCTTTGCCGCCTGCGAGTTTCTTCGCGATTCGCTTGGCTTTGATCTGCTTGCGGATCTTTGCGGTTGCGACCGCGGGCCGGAGGAGGAGCCGAGGTTCGAGGTGAACTATCACCTTTTCTCGACAACGCACCACAAACGGCTTCGGCTCAAGGTACTCCTCAGCGAGGACGACCCAAATGTCGAGAGCGTTGTGCCGATATGGAAAACGGCCGATTGGCATGAACGCGAGACCTTCGACCTGGTCGGCGTTATTTTTGAGAATCACCCGGACTTGAGAAGGATCCTGCTGCCGTCCGACTTCGACGGCCATGCATTGAGAAAAGATTACCCGCTGCGCGGCTATGAGCCAATGACATCAGCAGTTGAAACCATTGCCGCAGATTTCGACGCGATCGACGAGCCCGTTTGAAACGCAGATGACGCTTTCAATGGGCCCGCAGCACCCCTCGACCCACGGCGTGCTCCGGCTTGATCTGCGGCTTGACGGCGAGCTTGTCGTCAAGGCCATTCCGGACATCGGTTATCTCCATACCGGAATGGAGAAGCTCTTCGAATACAAGAAATATCAGCAGGGCATCGTCATCACCGACCGGATGGATTACCTCAATCCGCTCGGCAATAACCTTGTTTATGTGATGGCGGCGGAGAAGTTGCGCGATCGAGATCCCCGAACGGGCTCAGGTCGTCCGCGTGCTGATGTGCGAACTCCAGCGGATCGCCTCGCACATGGTCTGGCTCGGTACGCACTGCCTTGATATCGGTGCGATGTCGGTGTTTTTCTATTGCTTCCGCCAGCGTGAAAAGATCCTTAACTTGATCGAGGCAGCCTCGGGCGGGCGAATGACGCCGAGCTATTTCCGAATCGGCGGGCTGATGATGGACCTTCCCGCGGGGTTTGACAGGCGAGTTCGGCAATTTCTGGAAGATTTTCCGGAAGGGATGCAAACTTTCGACACGCTCGTGACCGGAAACCGCATTTGGCAGAGCCGGACCAAGGATATTGCTACATCAGCAAAGAAGATGCCATTTCATGGGGCCTCACCGGTCCGTGCCTCCGGGCAAGCGGTGTCGACCTCGACCTTCGCCGCGATAATCCTTACACGGGTTACGAGACCTACGATTTCGATGTCCCGGTGGAAACGGGCGGCGACGTTTGGGGCCCGCTTTATGGTCCGGATGCGTGAGCTCGAAGAAAGCTACAAGATCGTTCGGCAGGCACCCTGACCGGCCCAAACCCGGCCCGATCAAGGCCGATGCCCTGAAGGTGGTTTTGCCCGACCGCGACGATATGCGGAAGCATATGGACTCGCTGATCCACCACTTCCTGATCGTCGCCGAGGGCTTTAATGTACCTCCCGGCGAAGTATATTTTCCGATCGAGGCTTCAAAAGGCGAGCTCGGCGTTTATATGAAATCCAACGGCGGGCCGAAGCCCGAACGCGTGCACTTCCGCGGCCCGAGCTTCGTAAACCTCGCCGCTTTGCCCGTAATGAGCGAAGGCGAAATGGTCGCGGACGTAGTAGCGATCATCGGCAGTTTGGATATCGTTTTGGGAGAGATCGATAGATGAAATCCCCAGTCTTACAAGCTTTCGGACTGAATCTATTGTTTTCCGCAGCTGTCCTTCTTCTTTTGTTTGATGTGGCGGCAGCGGGACAGAATAAGACTTGCGGTTTATCGTTAAAAGTGGTTGATGCAGTCGGAAAAAAAGAGATAGCTGAAGCATATGCCGAAGCATATGCTTCAGAGCTCTCAAGAGCGTTCTACGCCTACCCCGAGGGCTCGAACCATACTTTTGAAAACCTGGAATCGGGCTATTATCTGTTTACGGTGCAGAAACGAGGCTACAAGGTCAGCAGGTATTTCAAGCATCTCGACTGCTCTGATTTAGAATTAGATCGAAAGGAGTCGATTTTGATTCCTCTTCATGAAGGAAACATAAGCGAGCAAGAGGATGTAACCCCAAGACCCAACGCCACCACGAGTGGTTCGAGCCGATTCACCGATGTTGGAAAAAAACCCTCTCTCGAGGACCTGGCTCGCCTAGCTAATTATTTAAACTTTCTCGCCGCCGAACTGGGTAGGCCAAACTATCCGCCCGCAGCGAGGGCAGTTAAGGCCGCGGGTCTCGTGACAGTTCACGTAATAGTGAATGAAAAAGGAGAGATAGAATCGGCTGAAGCATGGACGGGACACCCGCTTCTGCGAGCGGCCGCCAAACAGGCAGCACAGAAATCGAGGTTTGATCCCGTATTGGTCAGGAACAAACCGATTAAGATACAAGGTTTCATTGTATATAATTTTGTCCCCTAGCGAATGAGATGGCAACAGCAACACCTACAAGTTATACCGACCAAATAGTTTACACGGACGAGGTGGCTGAGTTCTCGCCCGAGGTCGTCGATGAGATGCGGTCGCATCTTGCCAAGTATCCGTCCGACCGGACCCGCTCGGCGCTGATCCCGCTGCTGTTCGTCATTCAGCGGGAACGCGGCTATGTCGATAATCCGGGCGTCAACTTTCTGGCCAAGTTCCTGAACCTCGAAGTTACCGACGTTTGGGAGACGGCGACGTTTTATTCGATGTTCAATCTTCGAAAGGTCGGCCGCCACCACATCCAGATATGTAAGACGCTCTCGTGCAAGATAATGGGCGAGCCCGACATAACCGACCATATCTGCTCAAAGCTCGGCATTCATCCCGGCGAAACGACCGCGGACGGCAAGTTTACCGTCTCGCTTGTCGAATGCCTCGGCAGCTGCGGCACGGCTCCGATGATGCAGATCGGTTTCGATTACCACGAAGATTTAACGGTGGAGAAAGTGGACGGCATTCTTGCTTCGTTGAAGTAAGCTTTACTAATGAGCAACATTTACAAATTGCCGCTTGTACTTGAACCGCAGCCCGAAGGAGGGTGGACGATCACCTGCCCGATCCTTCCCGGTTTGATCACAGAGGCCGATACCGTGGAAGAGATAGATGTAAATGTTCACGATGCTCTTGAAGCTTTGATCGAAGGTTATCACGATCTAGGGCAGCCGTTACCCGAAGTATTGCGGCCGCTTTCGACGAATGTGCCGGTCATGACCGATGCTCTTCTAGAGCTTAAGGCCGCATGAGATATCGTGAGGTCACGAAGAAATTGAGCAAGTTAGGCTGCCTTGAAACGAGTAGCAGTGGCAGAAGCGGCGGTTCGCATCGGAAGTGGTACAACCCATTTCAGTCGCCGATCGTTGTAGTTTCGGTCCCCGACTGGGGGAGTAAGGACCTCAAGACCGGAACGCTTCGGCGGATCGTTAAAGATTTGGGTTTCGATTGGGAAGAGTTTACGAGTGCGTAGCTTCGATGGATCGGAACGAATAGTTCAAGGATCATTTATGACCAACGGTGAACTCATAAAAGGCGTTTACGATGCATTTGCGACCGGCGATGTCCCGGGCGTTTTGGGAGCGTTCGACCCGAATATCTCATGGACCGAGGCCGCGGGGTTTATGTATGCCGGCACTTATGAAGGTCCGCAGGCCGTTCTTAAGAATGTATTTATGCGGCTCGGGACCGAATGGGAAGGCTTTGCCGCCGTCCCGGAAAAGATAGTGGACGGCGGCGATGGGAACGTCATCGCGACCGGCACATATTCGGGCAAGTTCAATGAAACGGGCAAAACGACAAAGGTCCCGTTCGCCCATGAGTGGGAGATCCGCGACGGAAAGGTCGTCCGCTTTCGTCAGCACACGGATACGCTGATGATACATCGCGATCTTGGGTTGTAGATTGCTCCGGCTGCGTCGTTGATTGAGGATCTGGCGCAGTAATGATCGCCAACAGGAAGCGAAAATGCGACTTGTTTTTGCTCTCATTCTTTTGATCTTTGTTTGTTGTCTGGTTGGGTGTAGTGGGGTGGCTTATCGTTTGCCCGGTTCGAACATGGCTCCGACGATCACTCCCGACGACATGGCGGTCGTAAACCCGGTTCACTATACGTTCAACGACGTCGAGCGGTTTGACATTGTTGTTTTCGAGGCCCCGGAGGAGATCAAGTTGATTTCACGCGAGCCTGGTATGCGTCTGATGATGCGTGTTATTGGCCTTCCGGGTGAAGTTGTTGAGCTTAGTGATGGAGAGGTGTTGATTAACGGGAAGAAGTTGATTCAGGAATTTGATGTAACGATTGAAAGAAAGAACTTTTGGGCCGATAACCGTTGAACCGAATAAGTACTTTCTGCTGGTGACAATCGACCAGAAAGCTTAGATAGCCGACAATGGAAAGATCCGACGATTGAACGAAGCCAGATCTATTCAAAAGTAGTTCAGATAAAAAGGGCTTCTACAACGGAAACTAAGATGGAAATCAAAGCAATAGGCTGCGAACCTCTCTCGCTAAAGCGTGTCTATATCGAAAATGGCCACACGCTCAAGGTTTATCGCGAGACGGGCGGTTATAGATCGCTGGAGAAGGCGATCGGAATGACGCAGGACGCGATCATTCAGGAAGTGAAAGATTCAGCGCTCCGCGGACGCGGCGGTGCCGGCTTCCCTACCGGGATGAAATGGTCCTTCGTCCCCCGCGATTCGCCAAAGCCGAAGTACATCGTCTGCAATGCTGATGAATCCGAGCCGGGCTCGTTCAAGGACCGCTATCTGCTCGAGTTCGACCCGCATTCGCTGATCGAAGGGATGATCATCGCCGGCTTCGCCCTCGGAGCCGCAACCGGTTACATCTACTACCGCGGCGAGTATAACTATCTTATCCACGTGATGGATGAGGCGTTAAAAGAAGCCCGTGAGGCCGGTCTGCTCGGCGACAACATTTTGGGCTCAGGCTTTTCGATGGACATCCACACCCACACCGGTGCGGGTGCTTACATCTGCGGCGAAGAAACGGCCCTGCTCAGTTCGCTCGAGGGCTTCCGCGGCCATCCGCGGATGAAGCCGCCCTTCCCGGCGGTCGAGGGGCTCTATGCATGTCCGACCATCGTCAATAACGTCGAGACGCTGACCTCCGTCCCGCAGATCATCGAAATGGGCGGCATTGCCTGGCGCGACCTCGGCACAGAAAAGAGCGGCGGGACAAAGCTCTGGTCCATCAGCGGTCACGTCAAGAAACCGGGCGTCTATGAACTTCCGATGGGCTATGCCGATATGGAAAAGTTCATTATGGAAGACTGCGGCGGCATGCTCCGGAGCGATAAAAAGCTTAAGGCAGTTATCCCGGGCGGATCGAGCGTTTACATAATGAACGCCGGCCAGATCCTTGGCCAGGGCGTCACGCTCGACTACGAAGGCCTCGTCGAGGCCGGATCCATGCTCGGCACCGGCGGGATGATGGTGATGGATGAAACGGTCGACATAATGGAGACGACCAAGAATCTCTCGGAGTTTTACAAACACGAATCTTGCGGTTGGTGCACACCCTGCCGCGAGGGCACGGATTGGATCGTCAAGATATTCGACCGCATTGCGGCCGGAGGCGGAAAGCCGAGTGACGCTCAGCTTTTGCTCGATATCTGCGACAACATTGAGGGCAAGTCATTCTGTCCGCTCGGCGATGCGGCCGCGTGGCCGGTCCAGAGCGCGATAAAACAGTTTCCGGATGATTTCAAGAGGTGGATCGCCGGGAAGACCAATGGAAACGGTACTCAGCCGAACAACTGAGAGAGGTAATTATGGGAAAAGGCGATAAACGAACACGGAAAGGAAAGATCTCAGCCGGAAGCTACGGAAAGACCCGCCCGAAAGGCGGCAAGAAAAAGACCGGCGGCCAACCGAAGACCGGCGAATAGGCCTGATTTTGATAATGCCCGGCCGCGGCCGGATGTAAACTCTTAATGTCACAAGAGAAAGTAAAAGTAGTCTTGAACGGAGTGGAGGTCGAGGCCGATAAAGGTGCGGTCCTGATAGATGTTTGTCGTGAGAACGACGAGAACATCCCTTCCTTCTGTTATTACAAGGACCTCGAGCCGCAGGCCTCATGCCGGATGTGCCTTGTCCGCATCGACAAGATGCCGAAGCTCCAAACCTCCTGCACCATAAAGTGTTCGGACGGAATGGTCGTAACGACCGAGAGCCCTGAGATCGAAAAGGCACAGCGGGCGATGGGCGAGTTTCTGCTTGCCAACCATCCGCTCGATTGCCCTGTCTGCGACCGCGGCGGCGAGTGCGAACTGCAAGAGGTCATCTTCGATTGGGGCGACGTCGAAGAGCGTTTTACTGAACGCAAGAACGTCCAGCCCGAGAAATACCTCTCGCCGATCGTTGCTAACGACCCGCAGCGGTGCATTCTCTGCAAACGCTGCACCCGCGTTTGTAACGAATGGATGGGCGAGGACGCCATTGAGGCCGGCAACCGCGGCGTCAATACCGTTATCGGCACCTACGGCGGGTGGCTCAATTGCTCGCAGTGCGGAAACTGCATCGAGGTCTGCCCGACCGGGACGCTTCTCGACGCCGTTTACCGGCATGAAACACGCCCTTGGGAGCTAGACCAGACCGTCTCGACCGATGTTTACAGCTCGGACGGAATGCAGATCTCTATCGGGTCACGTGGCGGCAAGGTGCATCGCATCGTCGCCCGCGACCGTTACGTCAACGGGCTCAACGGCGAGTTCCTCGATGTAAAGGCCCGCTTTGCACACGAATTCATCAATCACCCCGACCGCATCAAGACGCCGATGATCCGCTACTCAAAGGGCGGAAAGCTGATTCCCGCAACCTGGGACGCGGCCATCACGATGATCGCCGATCGGTTTGCCGAGTACGGTTCCGCAGTCGGTGTTATCGCCAGCCCACGGCTGACAAATGAATCGCTCTTCACGCTCGGCCGCTTTGCAAAGGAAGTCGTCAATAGCGACAACCTCGCCGTTGCCGACCCGCTGAGCATGGCCGCCTTTATGGCCAATCTGAGTGCTCCGCTCGCGACGCATAACGATATTCGCTACGCCTCGGCGATCGTCATCATCGGCGGCGAGCCGGAAGAAGAACAGACCTTTACCGCAAAGCAGGTTCGGCAGGCCGTCCGGAACGATGGAGCGAAACTCGTCATGGTCAACGACACGCCGATCAGGCTCCGGGCACAGGCCTCGCAGTTCGTTCACATCAACCCCGCAAGCTACGATGCTTTCGCTCTAGCCTTTGCGGGCGGCGACAGCTCGGCCCTCGATAATGCCGGCGTCGGTTCGGACGAGATCGAAGCGATCCGCACCGTCATCAGCGAAGCCTCGGGCGACGTTGTGATAATGGCCGGGAACCAGCTCTCCGAGGCGGCCCAAGCGGCGATCGCGGCCTCGGCCGGAAGCTTTGCAGGCGAGGGCCGTCGCGTTCTTCTGCATCCGCTTCTGCTTCACAATAATTCAATGGGCGGCGTGGACATACTGCCGTGGGCAAAGCCGGTCGAGGACGTCGTCTCTGCCTCAAAGGCGTTGCTCATCGGCGGCAGCCTATCTGATGCCTCCGTGCTTACGGGCAAGGAATTCGTCGTCGTTCAAGAGCTTTTCGAAACCGAAACGACCGATCATGCCGATGTCGTCCTTCCGGCTGCATCATTTGCCGAGGCGGACGGCACATTCACCAACAACGCCGGCAACGTCCAGCGTGTCCGTAAGTCGATCGACCCCGTCCATCAATCAAAACCCGATTGGATGATCACCTCGCTAATCGCCGCGGAAATGGGCGTCGATCTCGGCTACAACTTCTCTGCCCCGGCCGTGTTTCGGGCTCTAGCTGATGCAGTCCCGGCTTATGAAGGGCTCCGCTATCCGGCGCTCAAGGACGAATCGAACCCGGTCCAGGCAAAATACTCGATCGAGACCGGCCGCGATATCTCAGCGAGCATCGACAAACTAAAAGCGTCTGCGGCGTCGCTGGAGCCCGGCGAAAAGATCACGGAGACGCCGCGAATCGGACATAAACTCCATCGGTTGACGACCATGACGAGCAAGACGGCCCAGTTCCACCTGCTCGCCCACGGCAACCCGAAACCGGATAACCTGCTTGTCGCTCCGCTCGTACAGTTCAACCCAGACGGGACGCCGCGTGAAGAGGCGGAATCGGCCACGGTCGGTATTGCGGACCGTGCTCAAGTTGGAGGGACGAAGTAAATTTTCTATATGGAAACTGCTTTCAAAACGGCTTTTCCGTTGATCGTTTATTCGCTCGGCATTGTTGCGGCGTTTGGCGGCGTGATGATGATCGTCGCGTACACCGTTCTTGCCGAACGCAAGGTGCTCGGCTGGATCCAGGGCCGCATCGGGCCGAACCGCGTTGGCCCTTGGGGCGTGCTCCAGCCATTTGCCGATCTGCTCAAGTTCATCCTTAAGGAAGACCTTACCCCGGATAAATCGACCAAGTTCGTATATTTTCTAGCTCCGATCGTAGCTTTGACGGCGGCATTTCTGCCGATGGTGGTTTATCCCTTCGGCCCGCCGCTCAGCGATCCGCTCAGTTGGTTGGTTCCCTATCTGCCGGTCGTTCCGCTTGGTGCGGAACCGAACATCGTCGCATGGATCGCCGAGCAGGCCAAAAACATGCCGCTGACCATCGCCCGGATCGATATCGGTGTGCTTTTCGTTCTGGCGGTCACCTCGGTCGGTGTTTACGGCATCGCTCTGGCGGGATGGTCGTCCAACAACAAATATTCGCTGATGGGCGGACTTCGCTCTTCGGCCCAGATGATCTCTTACGAGCTTGCGATGGGAGCCTCGGTGCTCGGCGTCGTAATGCTCGCCGGAACGCTCGACCTCAACGGCATCATCAACGCCCAGGCAAATTCGCCGTGGTACATGCGTTGGTTCATCATCCCGCAGTTCATTGGCTTTATCGTGTTTTTGATCTCCGCATTTGCGGAAACGAACCGGGTGCCGTTTGACCTGCCCGAGGCTGAGACCGAACTCGTCGCCGGTTTCCATACCGAGTATTCGGCACTCAAGTTCGCGC includes:
- the nuoF gene encoding NADH-quinone oxidoreductase subunit NuoF, with product MEIKAIGCEPLSLKRVYIENGHTLKVYRETGGYRSLEKAIGMTQDAIIQEVKDSALRGRGGAGFPTGMKWSFVPRDSPKPKYIVCNADESEPGSFKDRYLLEFDPHSLIEGMIIAGFALGAATGYIYYRGEYNYLIHVMDEALKEAREAGLLGDNILGSGFSMDIHTHTGAGAYICGEETALLSSLEGFRGHPRMKPPFPAVEGLYACPTIVNNVETLTSVPQIIEMGGIAWRDLGTEKSGGTKLWSISGHVKKPGVYELPMGYADMEKFIMEDCGGMLRSDKKLKAVIPGGSSVYIMNAGQILGQGVTLDYEGLVEAGSMLGTGGMMVMDETVDIMETTKNLSEFYKHESCGWCTPCREGTDWIVKIFDRIAAGGGKPSDAQLLLDICDNIEGKSFCPLGDAAAWPVQSAIKQFPDDFKRWIAGKTNGNGTQPNN
- a CDS encoding 30S ribosomal protein THX, which produces MGKGDKRTRKGKISAGSYGKTRPKGGKKKTGGQPKTGE
- a CDS encoding molybdopterin-dependent oxidoreductase; this encodes MSQEKVKVVLNGVEVEADKGAVLIDVCRENDENIPSFCYYKDLEPQASCRMCLVRIDKMPKLQTSCTIKCSDGMVVTTESPEIEKAQRAMGEFLLANHPLDCPVCDRGGECELQEVIFDWGDVEERFTERKNVQPEKYLSPIVANDPQRCILCKRCTRVCNEWMGEDAIEAGNRGVNTVIGTYGGWLNCSQCGNCIEVCPTGTLLDAVYRHETRPWELDQTVSTDVYSSDGMQISIGSRGGKVHRIVARDRYVNGLNGEFLDVKARFAHEFINHPDRIKTPMIRYSKGGKLIPATWDAAITMIADRFAEYGSAVGVIASPRLTNESLFTLGRFAKEVVNSDNLAVADPLSMAAFMANLSAPLATHNDIRYASAIVIIGGEPEEEQTFTAKQVRQAVRNDGAKLVMVNDTPIRLRAQASQFVHINPASYDAFALAFAGGDSSALDNAGVGSDEIEAIRTVISEASGDVVIMAGNQLSEAAQAAIAASAGSFAGEGRRVLLHPLLLHNNSMGGVDILPWAKPVEDVVSASKALLIGGSLSDASVLTGKEFVVVQELFETETTDHADVVLPAASFAEADGTFTNNAGNVQRVRKSIDPVHQSKPDWMITSLIAAEMGVDLGYNFSAPAVFRALADAVPAYEGLRYPALKDESNPVQAKYSIETGRDISASIDKLKASAASLEPGEKITETPRIGHKLHRLTTMTSKTAQFHLLAHGNPKPDNLLVAPLVQFNPDGTPREEAESATVGIADRAQVGGTK
- the nuoH gene encoding NADH-quinone oxidoreductase subunit NuoH: METAFKTAFPLIVYSLGIVAAFGGVMMIVAYTVLAERKVLGWIQGRIGPNRVGPWGVLQPFADLLKFILKEDLTPDKSTKFVYFLAPIVALTAAFLPMVVYPFGPPLSDPLSWLVPYLPVVPLGAEPNIVAWIAEQAKNMPLTIARIDIGVLFVLAVTSVGVYGIALAGWSSNNKYSLMGGLRSSAQMISYELAMGASVLGVVMLAGTLDLNGIINAQANSPWYMRWFIIPQFIGFIVFLISAFAETNRVPFDLPEAETELVAGFHTEYSALKFALFFMAEYVNMFTVSVMCVVLFLGGWYIPRLDYPARAAGMEGLFGVGTIGYALVSHVGFLLKIFLFLFLYIWIRGTLPRFRFDQLMAFGWKFLLPVAIGNVIVTTVVVFLMNR